A genome region from Rhinopithecus roxellana isolate Shanxi Qingling chromosome 10, ASM756505v1, whole genome shotgun sequence includes the following:
- the RAN gene encoding GTP-binding nuclear protein Ran isoform X2, producing MFDVTSRVTYKNVPNWHRDLVRVCENIPIVLCGNKVDIKDRKVKAKSIVFHRKKNLQYYDISAKSNYNFEKPFLWLARKLIGDPNLEFVAMPALAPPEVVMDPALAAQYEHDLEVAQTTALPDEDDDL from the exons ATGTTTGACGTAACATCGAGAGTTACTTACAAGAATGTCCCTAACTGGCATAGAGATCTGGTACGAGTGTGTGAAAATATCCCCATTGTGTTGTGTGGCAACAAAGTGGATATTAAGGACAGGAAAGTGAAGGCGAAATCCATTGTCTTCCACCGAAAGAAGAATCTTCAG taCTACGACATTTCTGCCAAAAGTAACTACAACTTTGAAAAGCCCTTCCTCTGGCTTGCTAGGAAGCTCATTGGAGACCCTAACTTGGAATTTGTTGCCATGCCTGCTCTTGCCCCACCGGAGGTTGTCATGGACCCAGCTTTGGCAGCACAGTATGAGCACGACTTAGAG GTTGCTCAGACAACTGCTCTCCCGGATGAGGATGATGACCTGTGA
- the RAN gene encoding GTP-binding nuclear protein Ran isoform X1, whose product MAAQGEPQVQFKLVLVGDGGTGKTTFVKRHLTGEFEKKYVATLGVEVHPLVFHTNRGPIKFNVWDTAGQEKFGGLRDGYYIQAQCAIIMFDVTSRVTYKNVPNWHRDLVRVCENIPIVLCGNKVDIKDRKVKAKSIVFHRKKNLQYYDISAKSNYNFEKPFLWLARKLIGDPNLEFVAMPALAPPEVVMDPALAAQYEHDLEVAQTTALPDEDDDL is encoded by the exons ATGGCTGCGCAGGGAGAGCCCCAGGTCCAGTTCAAA CTTGTATTGGTTGGTGATGGTGGTACTGGAAAAACGACCTTCGTGAAACGTCATTTGACTGGTGAATTTGAGAAGAAGTATGTAG CCACCTTGGGTGTTGAGGTTCATCCCCTAGTGTTCCACACCAACAGAGGACCTATTAAATTCAATGTATGGGACACAGCCGGCCAGGAGAAATTCGGCGGACTCAGAGATGGCTATTATATCCAAG CCCAGTGTGCCATCATAATGTTTGACGTAACATCGAGAGTTACTTACAAGAATGTCCCTAACTGGCATAGAGATCTGGTACGAGTGTGTGAAAATATCCCCATTGTGTTGTGTGGCAACAAAGTGGATATTAAGGACAGGAAAGTGAAGGCGAAATCCATTGTCTTCCACCGAAAGAAGAATCTTCAG taCTACGACATTTCTGCCAAAAGTAACTACAACTTTGAAAAGCCCTTCCTCTGGCTTGCTAGGAAGCTCATTGGAGACCCTAACTTGGAATTTGTTGCCATGCCTGCTCTTGCCCCACCGGAGGTTGTCATGGACCCAGCTTTGGCAGCACAGTATGAGCACGACTTAGAG GTTGCTCAGACAACTGCTCTCCCGGATGAGGATGATGACCTGTGA